One Ictalurus furcatus strain D&B chromosome 22, Billie_1.0, whole genome shotgun sequence genomic window, TGCCCCAATAAGTAAAATAGATTACTCTCTTTTActtatctgtttatctatttGCAATGTTTGTTCCCAACACATTACATGAACCTCCATCACTGTGCACTATATTTCAAGCCCCTTTATTGACTAAGGTTTGTACAAGTTGACTTGCCTCTTCAATTCAAACCACAGGTTTTCGGTAGGGTTAAAATCTGTAAAGGTGACTAATGTATCTTGGTTTTGGAATCATGTCTGTTGGAATAATCTTCTTGAAAGATCAATTTCCTAATCTATTACTCTTAACCTCTGAGTAGAGGCAACCGGGCTTTAAGCTGGTTGTGAAGCATTATTAATCTACTGATATATTTTCACAGTGGGTATCATGTGCTTTTCCATGTATGCAGAGCAAACAGTGTACACTGCCAAAAAGTCTGAGTTTGTTAAAATTTGTTATCTGGCACAATTCCAATTGTATTCTCATGAGACCTTCTCCAGGCAaattcttttgatttttttttcccccattcccggtgaaaaaaacaatagaaaccctcagaaAATTTGTAATgggtttaatggttataatgagaattgtattggttttattggaaactgtaatggaCTTCTGAGTCTccactggtaatttgttgccttctattggtggcatgttatgtctactggataccattaagaaccaatGGTAATGGTaacggttttaatggttagctgatggtttgtaatggtatttgtagtggaaactattagaatttctgtgatagtatctattgggtttttttttcccagtagggatggcatactcaccatccactttaataggaacacttgtacaccttctcatttatgcagttatccaatcagtccatcatttggcagcagcacaatgcataaaatcatgcaggtataggcaagagcttcagttaatgttcacatcaaacatcagaatggggaaaatgtgatctccgTGACTTTAGCCGTGGCATGGATATTGGTGTCAGTTGggcttgtttgagtatttcagaaactgttgatctcttgggattttcacgcacaacagtctctaaagtttacacagaatggtgcaaaaaacaaaaacacatcctgTATGTTGAGAGTCTGCAGGCTGAAGCACCTTGCtgataagagagatcagaggagaatgaccagactggtctgaggtGACAGAAAGTCTattgtaactcaaataatcactctttacaaccatggtgaacagaaaagcagctcagaatgtacaacacatcaaatcttgaagtggatgggctacaaaagcagaagaccacagCAGGCATAAATgatcaggtgtacaggtgttcctattaaagtcgATGgttagtgtatatacacacatcagccataacattaaaaccacctgcctaatcttgtgtaggtcctccttgcgCTGCCAGAACAGCTCTGGCCCTCTGAGAATATCTGAGAATGAAGGAACACAATAATgagcaatttttatttaattttatttttagggGTGTCAATAACCTGGACAAATTTCAGAGAGCATTCTATCAAGGAAAACAatcattgtgtgtaatgtttattttatacaattagTTTGCTCCATTCTCTTGATATGTACCAATAATTCTGGCATTAAATTTATGTAATCATTACTAATGAATGTTAGCAGTATTGACTGTGCAATTCTTCTTCTCACCCACATGATGGTACTAACACAATGTGCTGCAAATCTGCTGATTACACTGCGGAAtacaagaaaggaaaacaagctATTCTCAGGAGCTtctatcttcttcttctttagttcacaatacacaatacaaaaatatttacaaaataaaatcagtttcaGGTGTTTCGCTCTATTTGATATTTAATATCTCTATTTGATATCATTCATTCAGCTTTAGCCTACTTATATGTACTCTCCTGTCTGTGTCTAAAGAGGAGTGTTACAGAGCCATATGCAGTATAATAGAGGATGGATTCAGTTATCCAGATATCAATATGTTAGGTGGCCATTTTCTCAGGAGTTTTGCCTTTCTGCCCTCGGGGCATGCCTATTGTTCAGGCTTTGTCTTTGTTGGGGCCAGACCCATTATGGGACATAGTTCTGTGGTTTCAGGTTCAAGTACCCTCTCACAGTGGTGTCACTTTGTCTATAACTGGAGTATTTCACCTAGGAGAACTAAGACGAAACTTACAGTGTGTTAAACAGATTATGCAATCAAAATAAATGGAGTTTCTGTAATTTTAGTACATACGATACTGACCAGACATTTAGTGTATGTAAACTCTGTAGTGATGACAGAGCAGAGATCTTTAGTTTCAGATGTTTGGTGCCTTTGAGCAAAATTTTCAGCATCACAACGAAAGAATATCCATGAcatatgtggggtttttttttcactatttagcaTTGTGGCTTTTCAAATTTCAGAGAAAATTAAAtgatcagtttttgtttgtgattCCTTCTTAGTTCTTAGTGGTAGAACACAAATGTTCCTGTATTTTCAAGATTCTGCATCAGTTGCTCCTTTCCAGTGCAgttaatttcattcattttttcattcatgcattcatgaGTTCTACTCATTTAGTGAGTTTCCTCAAATAAAACAAGCTTGCAGTTCTTGTTATTAAACTTCTTATTTGTTCTTGGAAATTCTGTCATTGCATTTGACTCAATTGGGGAATTGAGAAGGGATAAGCAATTGTTTTCTATAAATAATGAGAtgttttggagtttgctctagTGTTCCAGTAACTGCATTTAGGCTTTTTCCAAAAACTGCACCTAGCATGCAAGCTGTGGACTAACCTGATTGGCTAGGCACAGAGcgttctaaccaatcagaatccacgAAGAGCTCTAAGACAAATGTCCTGCCTCACCTGAGCAACTAGAGTCATATAAATGACGCCTGATCCAAGTGGGTCTGAATCAAACACGAATTGTGTCCACTATTAGGAAAGCTTCTGTGTAAGTACAATATCTCGTTCAATTTTTCTATTTCCCCCTTTGAACCCTCTCTTGTAGTTATATACTTGCAATGTATAGTtcatttatgttaatgtttatgtatatgcaaaaggttttatttttatgaaggcTACACTAATAACGGGTGCAGCATGTAAGCTATGGAGTAACTTACATGGTGTATTTTAAGGATTTCTATTGCAATATAGGTTAAATATGTGTCATGTTTGTAGCTCATTACTGTGCCATATTCACTTTTTTCCAGTTACCTGACATACTGTGATACAGTCATCCTCTTCTGTCCATCACTGCCATCATGACCTCCAGCATCTCAGTGCATACATACTCTGCAGCCCGCCAGCCTTCTTTCTCAAGCTCTTCTTTGCGAGACGGAGGCATTCGGGGCCATTCTAAAGCCCCTGTGCTCTCTTCAACAAGCACACGCTCACTCTATCGTTCCATGTCTGTGGGCAATGGGCTCAACAACCTGAGCAACCTCTCTCTGAATGGGACCAGTGAGAAAGAGACAATGAAGGGTCTCAATGATCGACTGGCCAGCTATCTCAGTAAGGTGCGGTCACTGGAGAAGTCCAATGCTGATCTGGAGTTGAAGATCAAGCAGCTCATGCTGGAGAGGATGCCTAAAGGTCATGACATAGAAGGCATGATGGCTCAGGCTCATGCTATTGGGCAGGAGGTTCGGCCAGGTTTTCTTTTACTCAAATTCATggtgtttcttttaaaatacaCACAGTCCTGGTGGAGATTTATTAGTGTTTAGATTATGATTGTGCATCAGTATGCACAAACTTTGCTTCTTTGCTGTTTAGGTAAGGAAAAAGACACTGGCGAATGCTTGCATTATGCTGGAAATTGACAACGCCAAGCTGGCTGCAGATGACTTCCGGATTAAGTGAGTGCTGCATACATGAGAATGGAGACACTTAGGAAAAGTCCATAAtttatgtttgtgtgcatgtgtgcaataTGTGTACTTCTGTATTTCAATTCACCTAGATGGGAGTCAGAGGCTGCTCTGTGTCAGTCAGTAGAGAGGGACTGTGTTGCTTTGCGCCGGGCGAAACAAGAGCATGGCCAGATCATCACAACCCTCCAAGGAGACCTGGAGAGTCTAAAAGAGGAGCTATATTTCCTGAAGAAGAATCATGAAGAGGTAATTTTTCATATTATTAAATGATTGGATGGAATGGATGCTTACAGTAAtattagaaaatgaaaatgtgcagTAGTCATAAAAAGTCCACAACGTTTACATGCCTgcagtgtaaaataaacacaaatggattgtttatttttgtattaattcCTAGAATGGTTAGTGTTAAACCATTGTGAGTGGTTTGTTTAATGCCTGTGCATGTGACAGCACCAGAGCTATTGATGTCTATTGTAAATGGGAACACCCAATGTAATCATTGCTGCTAGAGTGACAAATACacacccacctacacacacatacacacacattcacagtgaGATGAAACTCTGGACCTAAAGGGTGTGTTTGTTTAGACAGGTAGGTGTGGTGCCCTCCCAACTGTACACTTCATCCTGATTACAAACATGTAATATCAAATGGCAGCATTCTACACAACacatatttacttttattttatatcattatttgatgtgtattgtattttttttttctaaaactgaCTAAAATGAATTAGTTAATTTTTAGTCTATTTATCTTATCTGCATAACTCTCTATAGCACACCAGGATGTTTGCTATTACATTATGGAATTATAGAGTTATCAAGGAAAACATTAAACCAATCAAAACTATTCaatattttacattcttaacCAGTATTCCTGATGAAGTTTTACACAATCTTGGCATTTTCCCAACCAACTTCATTAGGGAACGGTTCTTacaaagcttttattaaagtttCCAAACAGGTTGATTCTAAGTAAAAGTTCTACTCGAAAACTGTTTGTCTGGGGAAACAACTGAGTAAAAGCAACTGATTAAGAAGACATTTTgatacagaaataaatgtatacagtacatggaCATTGACTTCACGATTTACCTTTGTCTCAGAAACAAACTGAAATCCCTAAgcttttatgaaaatatatcCAAGAGTTGTGTTATagcttatctatctatctacattaTCTACCTTTTCTCAGTTTACATTCTCAAAGATGTTAAGTAGTAAGTAGCTTGCAGGTATGTGTGTTGCAGGTCCTAGAAGTAAAAAAACACTATAGTTCATATAATATTGACTGAGTATTATTGTTCCTAAtctttagttttgcacattGATCTTGTCTGATATTGTTGTACCATTTGCCTGTGTACAGTCCCTGTTTTGTCTTGTATTTTGCACCTTGGTCATAGAAGCACATAATCTTATTTCACTGTATTGATGTACATGAGGAGAGgacagtggcttagtggatagcacatttgcctcatgTGGGTTCGACTCCCGAATCCGCCCTATGCACatggtttgcatgttctccctgtgcttcggacgtttcctccaggtactccggtttccttccccagtccaaaaacatgcattgaaggttgactggcatttccaaattgtccttagtctgtgaatgggtgtgtgagtgcgtgtgtgtgtgtgtgtgtgtgtgtgtgtgactgtgcgatgggttggcacacccAGGGtttcccccgccttgtgccctgagttccctgggataggctccaggctccccccgtgaaatggatggatggtgtatATGAATAGAGTGATAATAAAATTGATGTTGACTAGTAATGTACACCACTGTAAAAGTACTAAATATCCTCTTGACTTCCTGCACTTTTTGTAGGACATGAGCACACTGAAGGCCCGTTTGGCCAACGAGCAGGTGAATGTAGAGGTGGACGCAGCACCAGGGCCACACTTAGGAACTGTCATGGCTGAACTGAGGTGCCAGTATGAGGGTATTGCACGCAAAAACAAGGAGGATGCTGAAATGTGGTGCCTAAAAAAGGTTAGTAGGAatgattaaacattattttggtCAGCTAAACCTAAAGGTTACAGACATAAACCTCTCCCCCTTTTGTGTTGAATGATcacagttttgtttgtgtttcagctGGAGACGTTGCAGTCGGAGGTGAAGGAGAGTAATGAAGCTCTACGAGGTGCTCAGAATGAGCTCAATGAGAGACGCCGCTTCCTGCAGGGGCTTGAGGTGGAGCTGGACAGCCTGCACAAACAGGTAATTAGCTTTATTTTAGAAAGAGAACTGGTGATGCACAAAGCTGGGTCCAAAAAATGTTGCAGCTCTGGGTTTGACTCACAAAATATCCAACTGTTATTtgaggtcttttttttccccagagttATCACACAATATGTCAAGAccatgtaaacactttatttagcTACTCAGGAAGTTAGCGACTACTGCATCTGCTGTTTGCCTTGATATGTACACAGACTGTATTTAACTGTGTTTACCCCTGCATGATGTATTACTAAACAAAGAATGAGATGCCACAGGTACTGACAGCTTGTCTGATAGAAAAGACTGAGGGATTGGTCATGTTTGTTACTGTATTTTTGTCCATTTCCTGTAGTTAAAGGTACAAGGCAACTTCATTTTATGAAAGTAGCTTAAGCTTTGATTTAACTCTCATCATCATATTCATTTAGTATCACACTACCATTTAAATGTGTCATATCTTACGGTCCTTTCCAGGTTAGTGTTCTGGAGGGGAACCTTGGAGAGACAAGTCATAAATACACCCTTGAGATGGAGCACATGCAAGGAACACTGACGCAACTAGAGGAGGAACTCTCACAACTACGCCTGGACATGCAGCGCATCAAAACCGACTACGAACAGCTACTGCGGGTCAAGCAGAACTTGGAGCTGGAGATCACCACCTACAGGAGACTGCTGGAGGGAGAGGATGTGTAagtacagaaaaacagaaatgaatggATTAATCTGAGGACAAATGGATGTTATGTCAGGaatcacatttgtttttgtgtgtatgtgtattttaggGTTAAAGAGACTCCAACACCTAAAAGTAAGTCATCCAGCATTGGTATTTCTTAGAACACTGCAAAGAATTTAAATCAAGTTAGCTTTATTCATGCTCTTATTCCGGACTacataaataacaacacattttctgttcttttgAAGAAGAACCTGAGGTAAAGACACGCAAGATTGTAAAGGTAGTCACCCAGACTATGGTGAATGGTAAAGTGGTGGAAGAATCAAGCGAGGTTGAGCAGTTCGAGGAGCGCAACAAGTGAATCCTGCTTCTGCAGCATTCACCATCTTTACTGCTCCACTGTGATAGTG contains:
- the krt1-c5 gene encoding keratin, type 1, gene c5 isoform X2, which gives rise to MTSSISVHTYSAARQPSFSSSSLRDGGIRGHSKAPVLSSTSTRSLYRSMSVGNGLNNLSNLSLNGTSEKETMKGLNDRLASYLSKVRSLEKSNADLELKIKQLMLERMPKGHDIEGMMAQAHAIGQEVRKKTLANACIMLEIDNAKLAADDFRIKWESEAALCQSVERDCVALRRAKQEHGQIITTLQGDLESLKEELYFLKKNHEEDMSTLKARLANEQVNVEVDAAPGPHLGTVMAELRCQYEGIARKNKEDAEMWCLKKLETLQSEVKESNEALRGAQNELNERRRFLQGLEVELDSLHKQVSVLEGNLGETSHKYTLEMEHMQGTLTQLEEELSQLRLDMQRIKTDYEQLLRVKQNLELEITTYRRLLEGEDVVKETPTPKKPEVKTRKIVKVVTQTMVNGKVVEESSEVEQFEERNK
- the krt1-c5 gene encoding keratin, type 1, gene c5 isoform X1 — encoded protein: MTSSISVHTYSAARQPSFSSSSLRDGGIRGHSKAPVLSSTSTRSLYRSMSVGNGLNNLSNLSLNGTSEKETMKGLNDRLASYLSKVRSLEKSNADLELKIKQLMLERMPKGHDIEGMMAQAHAIGQEVRKKTLANACIMLEIDNAKLAADDFRIKWESEAALCQSVERDCVALRRAKQEHGQIITTLQGDLESLKEELYFLKKNHEEDMSTLKARLANEQVNVEVDAAPGPHLGTVMAELRCQYEGIARKNKEDAEMWCLKKLETLQSEVKESNEALRGAQNELNERRRFLQGLEVELDSLHKQVSVLEGNLGETSHKYTLEMEHMQGTLTQLEEELSQLRLDMQRIKTDYEQLLRVKQNLELEITTYRRLLEGEDVVKETPTPKKEPEVKTRKIVKVVTQTMVNGKVVEESSEVEQFEERNK